Part of the Zygotorulaspora mrakii chromosome 2, complete sequence genome, TTCTTCATCTTGCTGAGTGTTCTATAGTGTCTTCTGACACATCTTTTGCTGTTTTTAGTTTCATTCTAGACAGTTTCAGCTTCTTGCCAAATATTGCAGCAGAGCGATAGGCCCAGAAGAGCTTAAACTGTGTGACTATCTTTTACGCTGAGAAGCTACAAGAAATAACTTCAACGCCAAGTTAGCGAACTAGTACTAGCATGTCTGGCAATAGTAAATCGAGTGACAAAAGTACTAGCAGAAAGGAAAACATTCATATCCCGAGATATATAAAGAATCAGCCGTGGTTTTACAAAGACGGCGAGTCGCAAAATAATACAGAAGAGGACAATGACTATCTGATTCATCATAGACAATCAAAGAAGGACGATACGCTCGATATAGACAATAATTCCGAGCCGAAGGTTGGATCAGGTATCACTGACGAATTTGAAACTGTACGCGTGCTCCAGAGGAGAAACGGAAAGCAAGCACAGTGCACAAATTGTGGAGCATCAGATCATAAGAGGATAGATTGCTTGGAGAGGCCTAGAAAAGTATCGAAGAGAGAGGACTTTGAGTCAGTCATTTCTGTAAGGAAAGACCCTACTGAAAGAGCCAACTGGGATGCAAGAAAGGATAGGTGGTATGGTTATTCAGGTGAAGAGTACGataaattgatcaaaagctgggaaaagaaaaatcaaggaaGCAAGAATCCAAAGAGTGACACAGTAGTACAGGATGCACTTTGGGATACTGATGAAGAGATTGAGCTGACCAAGTTAGGACTTTATAAGGATTC contains:
- the SLU7 gene encoding mRNA splicing protein SLU7 (similar to Saccharomyces cerevisiae SLU7 (YDR088C); ancestral locus Anc_8.222) — translated: MSGNSKSSDKSTSRKENIHIPRYIKNQPWFYKDGESQNNTEEDNDYLIHHRQSKKDDTLDIDNNSEPKVGSGITDEFETVRVLQRRNGKQAQCTNCGASDHKRIDCLERPRKVSKREDFESVISVRKDPTERANWDARKDRWYGYSGEEYDKLIKSWEKKNQGSKNPKSDTVVQDALWDTDEEIELTKLGLYKDSTGMLKQDDATNSKLQRASVRLREDRAAYLNDVKSSEINYDPKSRLYKSEALGATDEKSRMFRRHLTGEALELNELNKFSREHAKKLGIKDEVENESRVNHVLVANPTKYEHMMREQKSQQAKPTDSAKLEAKRSKGTAQTEKTKKKLRDLYG